GGACAACAACAAGCGTCGCAACCAAAAGATGAGCAATCTCGTCCCTTGTGAAGAAAGGGCCCCGAGTCCTACTCAGATAATCAACTTTCCATGTCCGAACCCTTATTTCGTCAGGCCTCCGCGCCAATGTAATGCCTCCACATCCATGGTTCTCAGGCAGCCTATGCTCGGGGCAGAAACTCTGACCGCAGTATTTGCATATGAAGGGTAAAAGCTCCTCGGCTCCGCATACGGCGCACTTGCCCAATTCAACGGCTTTTTAGGCATCTTGTTTTTATAGTTTCCCAAACTTATATTCCAAGCAAGACAACTATTACGTATGAGCGCCGGTGTTGATTGGGATGAGTTTTTCAAAATGATTAGGGCGGATGTTGAGAGCCGTTTGAGAGAGGCTTTTGACCAGCTGGGGGCTGGCTTTGAGCCATTCATCCGAGGAGAGGGTGTTCACTACACGTATGTCGGCGACCGTTTATACGCCGTCTTCGAGGTCGCGGGATGCCCACGGGATAAAATCGAGCTGACGGCTCAAGAAAACCAAATCATGGTTTCCGCCGAGCTTGTTTCACCACCGTCTCCAGAGTTTAGCAGGCTGTATCCCTTCACACGCGGCAAAGGTGTTCACAGAGTGCTGCGACTGCCACGGGCCATAGACCCCTCCAAAGTCGAGGCAAAGTACGACTCAGGGCTGTTGTTCATAAGGGCTGAGATAGCCAAACCCCGAGGCGTCAAGATATCAGTAGATTAGAATATGCCAAGGCTATTCAGCGAACTCGCCGACCTCTGCGTAAAACTCGAGTCCACTAAGTCCAGAAGAGAAAAGATAAAGCATATATCCGATTTTCTCGGCAAATTTGGTCCCGAGGAGGCGGATGAAGCAGCCGCTGCCGCAAACCTTCTCGTAGGCCTCTCCTCAGGGGTTAGGAAGCTCGGCGTAAACATAGGGCCAGCAACCCTCTACAGGGCTCTGAGGGAGCAGCAGTCGGTTCTTACGCCGCCCACGTCACTCACCATATCGGAGGTCTGGGAAACCATAGAAAAAGCCTCTTCCCTCACAGGGAAAGGCGTCATCGAAGCGAGGAAAGCTCTGCTATCAAACCTCTTAAGCCGAGCCAGTGAAAAAGAGCGGGAATGGCTCACCCGAATTCTCATGGGCGAGATGAGGCATGGAGCAAGCGTCGGCATTCTGGTGGAATCGCTTGCAAAATACCTCAACATGCCTCTCGAGAAGGTGAAGGCGGCGGAAATGGTTTTGGGCAGGCTTGATACCCTTGTGAAAAACGCGGTTAAAAGCGGGTTACATGAGACGAGGCTGAAACTCTTCACCCCCGTCAAACCCATGCTGGCGGAATACGCCTACAGCCCCGAGGAAATCTTCGAGAAGCTGAGTCCACCAGTTTACTTGGAGCCGAAAATCGACGGCGTAAGGCTTCAGGTCCACGTGGGCGACGGCATGGTCAAAGTCTACACGAGGGGGTTGAAGGACGTCACCGAATCTGTTCCAGACATCGTGGAAATGGTTCGCCAGGCCTTGAGTGCTGAGAAATGTATTCTCGACGGGGAAGGCTACTGCGTCGACGAAAACGGGCGCCCAACCCCTTTCCAGGAAACTATGCGTCGGATAGGAAGGGAGAAAAACGTGGATGAGGCGTTGAAAGAACTAGGCCTGCGGATAAAATTCTTTGACATCATTCATCTAAACGGGGAAGACCTCTGGCAAAAGCCGCTGGATGAACGGAGACAAGCTCTCGAGGAAACGGTGGAACAACCGCTGATAAATCCTCTAACTATCGCAGATAACCGTGACATGGTTCAGGAGGCTCTGGAAACCTGGACATCCCTGGGCTACGAAGGGTTGATGGCCAAGTCGCCCAAAAGCCCCTACACCCCCGGCAGAAGGGGAGGACACTGGCTAAAAATGAAGAAAGCACTTACTCTCGACGTCGTGGTCGTAGCGGCTGAATGGGGGCACGGTAGGAGAAGAGGCTGGCTGAGCAACTATCATTTAGCGGTGTTGGAAAGCCGCGGCGGAGGCTTCACACCCGTCGGAAAAACTTTCAAGGGGTTGACCGACGACGAGTTCCGTAAAATGACCCAGCTTCTTCTCGGGATTGCAAAGTCTCGCGAGGAATGGGGGGTCGTTGTAGAGCCGA
The sequence above is drawn from the Candidatus Caldarchaeum subterraneum genome and encodes:
- a CDS encoding DNA ligase 1, whose translation is MPRLFSELADLCVKLESTKSRREKIKHISDFLGKFGPEEADEAAAAANLLVGLSSGVRKLGVNIGPATLYRALREQQSVLTPPTSLTISEVWETIEKASSLTGKGVIEARKALLSNLLSRASEKEREWLTRILMGEMRHGASVGILVESLAKYLNMPLEKVKAAEMVLGRLDTLVKNAVKSGLHETRLKLFTPVKPMLAEYAYSPEEIFEKLSPPVYLEPKIDGVRLQVHVGDGMVKVYTRGLKDVTESVPDIVEMVRQALSAEKCILDGEGYCVDENGRPTPFQETMRRIGREKNVDEALKELGLRIKFFDIIHLNGEDLWQKPLDERRQALEETVEQPLINPLTIADNRDMVQEALETWTSLGYEGLMAKSPKSPYTPGRRGGHWLKMKKALTLDVVVVAAEWGHGRRRGWLSNYHLAVLESRGGGFTPVGKTFKGLTDDEFRKMTQLLLGIAKSREEWGVVVEPRIVVEIEFNEVQRSPTYPSGYALRFARIKAIRTDKQPDEVNTLTDIEKIYNSQRNPRKIQSY